The following are encoded together in the Pseudomonas xantholysinigenes genome:
- a CDS encoding DUF998 domain-containing protein, producing the protein MTTADRTLLSLGLLIPLWLFTGVTLTALAYPGYSHIDQAMSQLGAVGAPTQWISAWVNNLPLGVLFVLFAIGLARRFAGSRLAQLSAVLIAVHGLASFATGYFACDAGCAPEQPSISQQVHNLAGLVMFLSLTLASALWGWLGKRLLGSPAFGWFSVLCVVLAGVTLAMMGKAFGEGHGFGLYQRLNYAVSVGWVTGLAWVALRARSATEHGLLATPAHERGR; encoded by the coding sequence ATGACTACCGCTGACCGAACGTTGCTGAGCCTGGGATTACTGATTCCGCTTTGGCTGTTCACAGGCGTGACCCTGACCGCGCTGGCCTACCCAGGCTACAGCCATATCGATCAGGCGATGAGCCAACTGGGGGCCGTCGGGGCGCCCACCCAGTGGATTTCCGCTTGGGTGAACAACCTGCCCTTGGGCGTGTTGTTTGTCCTGTTCGCCATAGGTTTGGCGCGGCGGTTCGCGGGCTCGCGTCTGGCCCAGCTCAGCGCCGTGTTGATTGCCGTGCACGGGCTGGCCAGTTTCGCTACCGGTTACTTTGCCTGCGATGCAGGGTGTGCGCCGGAGCAACCCTCGATCTCGCAACAGGTGCATAACCTGGCGGGGTTGGTGATGTTTCTGTCGCTGACCCTGGCGAGCGCCCTATGGGGATGGCTGGGCAAGCGATTGCTCGGCTCACCTGCATTCGGGTGGTTCTCGGTGCTGTGCGTGGTCTTGGCCGGAGTGACGCTTGCCATGATGGGCAAGGCGTTCGGCGAGGGGCATGGGTTTGGCCTTTACCAGCGTCTTAACTATGCGGTTTCCGTTGGATGGGTTACCGGACTGGCATGGGTTGCACTGCGCGCCAGATCAGCAACGGAACATGGGCTGTTGGCCACCCCAGCCCATGAGCGAGGGCGCTGA